The DNA region ATTTTTCTAATATTAACATGTCCTAATCTATTATGCCACAAAGAAACAGAGTCAATCATATAAGCAGATTCACAACTTTATTAACCAAATTAAGTTTGAACATGTTCTGAAATAAATACTCTTTCCCAACAAAAACACCCCCTTTCGTCAGCACAAACTAATCTAACTCAAAGACACACTTAAATCCGAATTTATTAAGAAGACCCCCAGACACGAGGTTCTTCCTAATATCAGGAACATAATATACATCAGTAAGTGTAAGAACTTTCCCAGAAGTGAATTCCAGATTCACTGTTCCTTTGCCTTTCACTATAGCAGTAGTGGAATTTCCCATGAAGAGAACATAGCCATCCTCCACTGCTTCAAAGGTCTTGAATAGACTCCTCTCCATACTGACATGCTTTGAAGCACATGAGTCGATCCACCATGAACCATCTTCTTCAAGCATGAAAATCTCGGATGTCATAGCCACAAACTCTTTCGAGTCAGAAGCTTGctgtttcttcttcaaaaaacgGCAATCCTTCTTGAAGTGGCCTAGTTTTCCGCAATGATAGCAAGTGAATTTCGCTTTCTTATCACGATTCTGGTTTTGGTTCTGGTTCTGGAAATTCGTCATCTTCTTCTGAAAGGATTTCTTTGAAGAAGATCCTTCCACCACCATATGCACTTTCGAGGACAGAAATCCTTGTTCTTCattgtcttttttcttcagTTCTTCCTCAATCTGAAAGTGCTGGCCCAACGGATCAAGAgttatttcttcctttttatgtttcaaaattttcttttgatctttCCAGGAAGAAGGAAGTTTGTTAATGATGGATGCGACAGCAATTTCCTCATCCATCTTCGTGTTATACTGACTAAATTGACTCAAAATATGCAAAATCTCATTAAATTGTTCAACAATAGGCCTATCATCTATCATTCTATAATTCATGAATTTAGAAGCGAAAAACTTCTTACTTGTACTAAAAGATACTTAGCCTCGAGTGCATCCCAGACATCTTTGGCAGTCGATTTGCTTTGGTAGATGTCGAACAGAGAATCCACCATAGCATTGCAGATATGGCCCTTGTAGATGTAGTCATCTTGCTCCCACTTCACGATTGCCCGAGTCTCAGCAATCGTCTCATTCTCACGTGCTACAGGCTTCGGAGTTGTTAGCACGTATGCCACGCTAATTCCAGCAAGGAGGAAATGCATCTTCTTCTGCCACCTCTTGAATAATGTTCCATCAAAGCGGTCGAGTTTGGTGAAATCAGCAGCAAGTTCTTTCAAGGATTGTGGTGCCATTGAAGcagaaatattttcttaagattGCTATTAAAAATAGggaaaatacagaaaacgaaaatgctcctaaggtgtgttacaacgtcactttccttaagaaaatatttgcccccaccagaattggTATGCAATAGGGTTTTTAGCAAATTTTTCTCCaggatacaatggagcccaGAAACTTCTATATTATAATTGCGTTTTGCACAAACGAAGTTAAAACCCGAAAATACCCTCAGATTTTCTATTCTAATCAgagaccaaaaaataaaaagataatgcttatttttttttttaaattcaaaaacaaagatattaaagagaattgaattgtcatagataattatctatttttagataatttcgaatttcaaaataaaactgctattttgaatttcaaagataaaactgctgttttgaattttgaaaaattaaactactATAAACTGATAATCCAACTGACACTTACATCTGACCGATCTGACACCTGAGAACCTTGAACTCCTATCCCATTGTTGTTGTGCTCGTTCAGCCATTTCGTCCAAAGTTTTATAGGCTTCATCCCTAGTAAGACtaagaattctctaccattcatTGCCTCAAGTGAATCTCAATCGTTAGATCAATAATCCAGTATCCACTGGATCTACTTAAGAAGTATCATACGGTTTAGATCAAACCACTAGATTGAATGATATTGACCTTCCAAAAATGAATGGCCATGATCAGATCACTCCGAGCTCCAATGCTTCGTAACATGTATTAGGGTGTACCCTAGTATAGCTCATTTAACAACTTAAATTTGTTGAAgcttataaatgccaacaaaatcttcactctttccaatgtgggacaactttcattcaatgctctttaaaattttccatttaaaacattcccaagatacaaaataatacatatatatatatatatatatatatacatatatatatatatatatatatatatatttcaacacgCTTAAGCATAATTCCGCtcacagtaaaaaaaaaaaactataaatcctctctctctctccttgagCACGACATAATTGAAAGACGAAGCAAAACTTTCCACCACCACCAGATGCACACTTTCTTCTCCACACAACTTTTCTCCCTCTAACCATCTCTCATTTCCACTTCCATCAACTCAGCACCTTCGCACTCTCTCTCACTCTGTGCCCCCTGCCTCCATTGTTGGGAACTCGATTTCGAGTTTAAGAGTTATTTGGTATATTCAAGTActtaaggaaaaattgtgttCGAACGTGACTAATTTTAGTAGAGCCAACACATTTTTTTACTCATTCGAGTTTAAATAGTCACTACTTGGGTACATTCTGTACGTGCCTATTTGTGTTTCTACTTTATGTTAAAGCATGAgagctttttttattattatttttatgggaAACTACATTGATCTCACTTAATTTTCAATATTAGTCTAATTTTCGAATTTGGGTAATGTGTCCGACTAATCTATCATTGAGGTTGCAATGTTCACTCCtaccctaaaaagaaaaaaatgccacttaaagtaaaataaaaaagtaaaaacgaaaattggCTGACCAACATCGTGGTCGTGGCTCGTGGGttaggttattattattatttatttatttatttgaattttaaggttaatttttttttttttttttaagggacaAAAAGGAGACAATTCAACCCCTTCGATAGATCGGTAGGGTAAAtgaattaaattgaaagattaCCGGAAATTGCACATGATGGGGTTAATTGAGGAGCTAATTGTGTAGTTTCCCttttatatattactttttcAGGCCAATTCCCCAGGATGCCTCCAATGggatccacttttttttttttttttttttttttgagagaaatagGATCCACTTATTACGAGTACTTAAAAGAAACTAGTGCTTAAGgcctttcaaaattttcactttgtGGTGGGTTAGGTCCGTGAGACAAAAAATGTTAtgggtactaaattttttaccaaaaaattgataCGAAATTGATGTGaaacttattaatttattggtaagtataatatttctcttgattaattcttttgaCCCTCTCTAATGAATAAGCTCTACGTCCATGTCTTagtaaaatatttgatatcCCTAACATTTCTCGTATGAGAATACATTTACCTTTATTCCAGCTCAaaattaatacataaaaaaatgttaaaataaattggagaaTAGAAAACTTGAACTGAACTCTTTATTTCTGTGTTGTAATTGTGTACAGGAaatgcctatttatagttgGATAAGCTGAATTAAGATAAGAAATACAATCATATCATACAGCTAATGAAAACAGAATAAAATTAACgtatacaagaaaataaatgaatcgGGCAAATATCGatcatataatatttatagtaTATTCTAACACAGAAAGTGCACCTATATCTAGTCATAGAATTGAATCCCATTTATATCAGGAGAGAGGTTCAAAGGAAAGGATTAAGTCCatcttgagtaatgctataagtgagacttttttcttacttttaccCCCCCCAAATTAAGATATACATACGCATAtgttaaaattatcattaaatttaagataaatCACTATATAGTAAATGAAGCTTCAATTAATTAGAGAAGTCTTTACATATACAAATAAACATATGtgcatatacatacatacataaaagTTATACATAACATAACTTCAAATTAAGAAGCAAGCtagttacatattttaatttatcaaaacCATTTTATAAGACCCAACCATAATTATAAGGTTAAAGCAAAGCGACTCACATAAAATTACTATCAACTTGCTTTCTCTAATTCTTCTTACTTATTTCCtcaacaattaaattttttttttttttttttgttgttgagagagagaggttcCATCTAGTTGATGCAACGTTTCTATGTTAGTGAAATGAACCCACTGAGGTCTTTATCAACtcgaaatgaaaagaaaataaaagcataacatactcataaaataaaaaaattaccatcGACTTGCTTTTTCttatacttattttattatttcatcaacaattttatttttgtgccgCATATGTAAGTAACCACCTACATTAAACGAAACGAGACTATCTGTAATAACATATGTCATAGAGAATTGGCCACTGATTGCCAATTCTCTCATTTTGTGCAGTACTTTGTGAAAGCAAAGCAATCATATACATCTTGTTTTCCCGGGCTTCCCAAGCAAACAATCCCCTAAATCAACAAAAAGCTCTCATTCTATCAATTCATTCCTCCACCTTTCCAAGACAGGTAAGCTGCAAACAACTAAGGATTTGTAACTATAATTGTACCCTTTCACCTAACTAAACTCTCTTCCGCCCTCAATAAAAGCCATCTCCTCCTTCCCACACATATCAAACACTCGTGCAAAAAACACCCTTGCATTTGTACAATATTCCCAAACCAAATTAACACTACAAAGATGGCCAAGGCTCTGTCCTCCCTCTCAATTCTACTTGTGGTTCTCTTCCATTGCATCACAACTTCAGCCCAGCCGGCTGTGGCTCCAGCCAAGCCCGCCGACTCCCCGGCTCCGCCCGCCAATGCCCCAGCTCAGCCCGCCAGTCCCCCGGCTCAGCCTGCCCTTCCCCCAGTCCAGCCGGCCGCCAAAGCCCCAGCCCCAGCCCAGCGTGCCCTGGTCCCGGTGCAGACTGGTGCCACCGacgtcaccaaaatccttgaAAAGGCCCATGGGTACTCTGTCTTGTCATTTATCAGGTGACCAAAGTGCTTCTCCCGTTGGACATTTTCAATCCTAAGCCTAAAAAAGTAGCAGCAGGGCTAGCCCCCGTAGTCGCACCAACATCGTCGAAGCCTAAGCCAACAAAAGAGGACGCTCCGCTGACTCCGTCTGCCGCTGCCAAAGTGGATGAGGCTGCTGCAGTAAGTCTCACTAGGCATGGAATGTTGGAGTCCATTGGAGTTGCCGTGGTTGCATTCTTTGTGATCAAACGAACTTGATCGTTTATAAGTAACACTTCTATTAGTTTATTTGCTCTCGAGGTTGTCTAAGTGCGGCAAGATTTTTTGAGTTGGGTTCAACGGTCGTGATCAGCACCAAGGGCTTTCAAAATAAATGCCTTTGTTCCTTGTTCTGTTTGGttgggtttggtttggtttggtttggttcggtttttttttgtatttttgttagTGTAGGGGAATTTTATGTTTGTACTTTTTCATCTCTATTGCCCTTTCTGGTTTTCTGATTTATAtattctattaaatttgtgatttttgcttttaaaaaaaaaaaaaaaaagaaaacactattaaaaaaaccaaGTTTAGTAACGCTTGAAATAGAAGCCTTTTAATAAAACATGCCCATATGGGGACACTTTAGTGTACAAGCGCTCCTAACATGCCTCGGGGGGCGCATGAGGGTGATGTCCCGTGTGCATCCAGTACCTcctctaggggtgaaaaggcgggtGGTTAATAACTGACCGCTAACCGCACTAACCGTTaatcactaaccgctaaccgcttttgaaggcTATTAGAAAAGACCGTTAACCGGCTAGGCAATTATGATTAGTAGTTTTtggttatttatatttaaacgatgtcatatgtaatatgatattatcatattacaatagaaacgacattgttttgatttattaaaattttttaattttttcttctaaaaagagGTTATTAGAGCTACtgggcggttacagttagcggttttagccaataaccactgACCATtaccgcattttcacccctacccctctctccctctcccccaGTGCCTTCCCCTCTCCCTTTTTCCAGCAAAAgatcgctctctctctctctctctctctctctctctatcactCTGCATTCCTCTACCTTCTCCTCAGCCAGCTCTCCTTCCCCTCTCCCTTTCCGGCCGGCGAAATCCcctttctatctctctctctctctatcattCTCCGGCTAGCAACCTATTCTGCCGCCAATGGAGCTCCTCCGCTGGCCTCGTCCTCCTTCTCCATCTACTAGCAGACCAGTAAGCctcccccatatatatatatatatcctttatttatatatttacatatacCTTAGATTATTGTTTCTAATGAATTGGTGTAGATTGTTCTTTATTTTGATGTAATTGGAATGAGAGAATGGAAAGATGAACTAATGggataaaaagtaaattttagaATAGTTATCtcataaaacatatattttttgggGTAGAAAAAAATTCATCATAGATGAGTTCTCTCATAAAAACAACCAACTAAGAAGAAATTTACTACAATTCTAAAAGTCAATATTAGGcactctttatttatttattttttttgtgaaaaaaataataataaaaaaaagtttaaagaaCCAAATAATTAAGAATGGCAAAAGCTTACCTTTGTTGTTTACATATTAATaacatattataaaaaaacaatataatatGTAAAGTATACTGTTTATTTCGTATACATTATAACACACTTAACTTTACGAATACATGTTGTTTACTTATAATGTAGTCATGCTATGGACAAAATAGGAGGACAAAGTTTAGGGGTTCGGATGACTATATCAATGGAGCCAAGTCATTTGTTGCATTTGCAGTTAGCAACTCTAGAAATAAGGAATTCATAGTGTGCCCATGTAAGAAGTGTAAATTGAACAAGAGACTCAATCCACAGTTCGTTTACACCCATTTAACAGGTGGAACTAGTATTTTGCTTGATTACCCCGAATGGGTATGGCATGGAGAAAGGATGTGTAATCCTATTATTCAAAGAGAATC from Corylus avellana chromosome ca10, CavTom2PMs-1.0 includes:
- the LOC132163009 gene encoding predicted GPI-anchored protein 58 — encoded protein: MAKALSSLSILLVVLFHCITTSAQPAVAPAKPADSPAPPANAPAQPASPPAQPALPPVQPAAKAPAPAQRALVPVTKVLLPLDIFNPKPKKVAAGLAPVVAPTSSKPKPTKEDAPLTPSAAAKVDEAAAVSLTRHGMLESIGVAVVAFFVIKRT